One region of Citrus sinensis cultivar Valencia sweet orange chromosome 6, DVS_A1.0, whole genome shotgun sequence genomic DNA includes:
- the LOC112495463 gene encoding protein TRI1-like, which translates to MAARLFGGCRTMMAAAAKSGAEATAAAGKKAKGGIGKPVPVSAQLSKFLGANEASRSDAVKKIWQYIRQHDLQNPANKREIRCDDKLKTIFNGKDSVGFLEIAKLLSQHFVNSA; encoded by the exons ATGGCAGCGAGATTGTTTGGGGGATGCAGGACAATGATGGCGGCGGCGGCCAAGTCCGGAGCAGAAGCAACAGCAGCTGCTGGCAAGAAAGCAAAGGGAGGGATTGGGAAACCGGTTCCTGTATCTGCACAACTGAGCAAGTTTCTCGGAGCCAACGAGGCCTCTCGCTCCGACGCTGTCAAGAAAATCTGGCAATATATCAGACAACACGACCTCCAG AATCCTGCAAACAAGAGGGAGATTCGATGTGATGATAAGTTGAAGACCATTTTCAACGGAAAAGATTCTGTTGGCTTCCTGGAGATTGCCAAATTGCTGTCCCAGCATTTCGTAAACTCTGCTTGA
- the LOC102615428 gene encoding uncharacterized protein LOC102615428 yields MAARGGGKAAMAAMKGAGGLKLQAAASSSKAQAKAKAKAKGKTKSVAPSSTSELGRFLNIPEPPRSETAKLITKFIKLNNRENPGMKKDLLGEEKLKSLLSGKDRIGIPEIAKLLSGQFVKTGSG; encoded by the exons ATGGCTGCGAGGGGAGGAGGCAAAGCAGCTATGGCGGCAATGAAGGGCGCCGGCGGCCTCAAATTGCAGGCTGCTGCTTCTTCTTCCAAAGCTCAAGCCAAAGCCAAAGCCAAAGCCAAAGGCAAGACCAAATCTGTAGCACCCTCCTCTACTTCTGAGTTGGGCAGATTTCTGAACATCCCCGAGCCTCCCCGTTCCGAAACTGCTAAACTGATCACCAAGTTCATCAAACTCAACAATCGCGAG AACCCTGGAATGAAAAAGGATCTTCTTGGTGAAGAGAAGTTGAAGTCTTTATTGTCTGGAAAAGACAGGATTGGGATCCCAGAGATTGCCAAATTGCTGTCCGGACAATTTGTGAAAACTGGCTCTGGCTGA
- the LOC102616028 gene encoding uncharacterized zinc finger CCHC domain-containing protein At4g19190 — protein MEDEEGGGKRLKKASVVGSGEVDYKTKAGTAWSHSYLNQKPWHPLSYPNQRRKWIAEQMHSQRQRRTEEVTREYAQEQEFFRQTSLISKKDKEKMETMQAVSFMYVRPPGYNAESAKAAELEEGRKKQGDSSQEPASNPMQPESKPVAEEKKKSRPKDVFGRPLPTEEEFEILKNAPRLETGAPARVKPFGVEVRNVKCLRCGNFGHQSGDRECPLKDAIMPNEESRLKRDDPLTAIMAHVDPSEPLKWELKRQPGNFSPPRGGFKPDDPNQQIVAEDIFDEYGGFLAGDSVPDLLSSLSGKRRKKSKKKSKHKRQASSDSEELRVSDDDGVTSPSDGEGRRSKKEKKHKKKTKRNYSKSSSSDVSEWNTHRRKSRHKHNYSSEDSDSDKYHRSRRSRQMHSYSSEDDSDYHHMIKERRDKYSYRSEASDADRHNRNRNRKNRQKHYFPSEYEVGRHNVGEKSRKKHSHSSEDSDLGRHPRREKIRQKHRYTSADESDRHHRSEKSRHKHSHS, from the exons ATGGAGGACGAGGAAGGAGGAGGGAAGAGATTGAAGAAAGCATCAGTTGTAGGATCGGGTGAAGTTGATTACAAGACGAAAGCAGGAACCGCATGGAGCCATTCATACTTAAACCAGAAGCCATGGCATCCTCTCTCTTACCCTAATCAACGCCGCAAATGGATCGCCGAACAGATGCACTCCCAGCGCCAGCGCCGCACCGAGGAAGTGACCCGCGAA tatgcACAAGAGCAGGAGTTCTTTCGCCAAACATCTCTTATTTCCAAGAAAGACAAGGAAAAG ATGGAGACTATGCAAGCTGTTAGCTTTATGTATGTTCGTCCACCCGGTTACAATGCTGAAAGCGCTAAGGCTGCGGAACTTGAAGAAGGGAGGAAGAAACAAGGAGACTCATCTCAAGAACCAGCTTCAAATCCAAT GCAACCAGAGTCGAAGCCTGTGGctgaagaaaagaagaaatcaagGCCAAAAGATGTGTTTGGGCGACCTTTACCTACTGAAGAAGAGTTTGAAATCCTTAAAAATGCTCCACG GCTGGAGACAGGTGCTCCTGCAAGGGTAAAACCATTTGGTGTTGAAGTAAGAAATGTGAAATGTTTAAGATGTGGAAATTTTGGGCATCAAAGTGGTGATCGTGAGTGTCCATTGAAGGATGCAATAATGCCTAATGAAGAAAGTCGATTGAAAAGAGATGACCCCTTGACTGCTATCATGGCTCACGTAGATCCTAGTGag CCTCTCAAGTGGGAGCTGAAGCGACAACCAGGAAATTTTAGTCCTCCTCGTGGAGGTTTTAAACCTGATGATCCCAATCAGCAGATAGTTGCTGAGGACATTTTTGATGAATATGGGG GGTTTCTGGCTGGGGATAGTGTCCCTGACTTGTTGAGCAGCTTGTCGGGCAAACGTAGAAAGAAgtccaaaaagaaaagtaaacacaAGAGGCAGGCATCATCTGATAGTGAAGAATTAAGAGTTTCTGATGACGATGGGGTGACTTCACCTTCCGATGGTGAAGGCAGGAGGTcaaagaaggagaagaaacaTAAGAAGAAAACGAAGCGAAACTATTCCAAATCTAGTTCATCTGATGTTTCAGAATGGAATACACATCGTAGAAAATCCAGACACAAGCACAATTATTCATCCGAAGATTCTGATTCTGACAAGTATCATAGAAGTAGAAGGAGCAGGCAAATGCATTCTTATTCATCTGAAGATGACTCTGATTATCATCATATGATAAAAGAACGCAGAGACAAGTATTCTTATCGGTCTGAAGCGTCAGACGCTGATAGGCATaatagaaatagaaatagAAAGAACAGGCAAAAGCATTATTTTCCGTCTGAATATGAGGTTGGCAGGCATAATGTAGGTGAAAAGAGTAGAAAGAAGCATTCACATTCATCTGAGGATTCTGACTTGGGTCGGCATCCGAGAAGAGAAAAGATCAGGCAAAAGCATAGATATACATCTGCAGATGAATCGGATCGACATCATAGGAGTGAGAAGAGCAGACACAAGCATTCTCATTCATGA